AGAGAGACCTTCACACCGAGGCCTGTACTGCTGAAAAACCCGATGTTAACCATTGTAGCAAAGGAACTAAAGAAGAAtggactccaagctgctcctgctgatcactgctatgctggaCCTGAATatgtggcctgtgatgtctGCACTGGGAGAAAACTGAAAGCCCTCAAGTCCTGTCTGGTGTGTCTGGTCTCTTTCTGTGATCAACACCTTCAGCCTCATTATGACTCCTCTGCGTTTGAGAAACACAAGCTGGTTGAGCCCTCCAAGAATCTCCAGGAGAACATCTGCTCTCGTCATGATGAGGTGAAAAAGATGTTCTGCCGTACTGATCAGAAGTGTATCTGTTATCTCTGCACTCTGGATGAACATAAAGGCCACGacacagtctcagctgcagcagaaaggactgagaggcagaaagagCTCGAGGTGAGTCAACAAAACATCCAGCGgagaatccaggacagagagaaaaatgtgaagctgcttcaacagGAGGTGAAGGCTGTCAATCGCTCTGCTGATAAAGCAATGGAGGACTGTGGGAAGATCTTCACTGAGCTGATACGTCTCTTGGAGAAAAGAAGCTCTGGTGTGAAGCAGACGGTCAGATCCCATCAGAAAACTGAAttgagtcgagtcaaagagattcaggagaagctggagcaggagatcactgagctCAAGGGGAATCAACAGaacatccagcagagaatccaggacagagagaaagatgtgaagctACTTAAACAGGAGGTAGAGGCTATCAATCGCTCTGCTGATGAAGTACTGGAGGACAATAGGAAGCGCTTTACTAAGCTAATCGGTCTCATGGAGAAAAGACGCTCTGATGtggagcagcaggtcagatcGGAGCAGAAAACTgaagtgagtcgagtcaaagagcttcaggagaagctggagcaggagatcactgagctgaagaggaaagacgctgagctgaagaagatctcagacacagaggatcacacccagtttctacacaactactcctcactgtcaccactcagTGAATTTACAGACTctaaagataaagataaaggTAAAGATCTCTGTCCTCTGCGCTTCTTTGAAGAAGTGACAGCGGCCACGTCAGAATTCAGAGATAACCTACAAGGCATTCTTGAAGAAAAATGGACATACATCTCACCAGTGGATGGTTTACTGCCACAACCAGAGTCCAAGATCAGAGCTGACTTCTTAAAATATTCATGTGAAATCACAATGGATCCAAATACAGTGAACAGGCATCTGTTATTATCTCAGGGGAACCGAAAAGCCACATTACTCATAGAAGAACAGTCTTATTCTCGTCACCCAGAACGATTCACTGATTGTCGACAAGTCTtgagtagagagagtctgactggacgttgttactgggaggtggagtGGACAGGAAGAGGAGTTCATGTAGCAGTCGCATACAAGAACATCAGCAGAGAAGGGAGCTCGGGTCAATGTGGATTTGGATTGAATGACAAGTCTTGGGCGTTAGATTGTAACAGAAAAAGTTTTTTGTACAACAAAGTCCAAACTCCCGTCTCAGGTCCTCTGTCCTCCAAACtaggagtgtacctggatcacagtgcaggtactctgtccttctacagcgtctctgaaaccatgactctcctccacacTGTCCAGACCACGTTCACTCAGCCGCTCTATGCTGGACTTTGGTTTTTATCTTGTGGCACCACTGCTAAGTTCTGTAAACTCAAATAGACAGTCATTTAACAGACAATGGGTTACATTCAGTGTTTTAATTCTGAAACTCATCTTATCTCCATGTTCATTGCTAAGAGATGTTCTTCACTGCTTAGAGATCAGCTGTCAATCACACATTGTGGGTTGTCATTTGACATGTTGTCATTAGTTCTGTAAATGCTtgagttgtgtttctttagGTTGCACTTCTTCCTTGAAAATGTGGATGGGGGAAATATGTACAGGAAACCATTGAAAAAGAATCATTGAACAGACTTTACTG
This Sander lucioperca isolate FBNREF2018 chromosome 9, SLUC_FBN_1.2, whole genome shotgun sequence DNA region includes the following protein-coding sequences:
- the LOC116043950 gene encoding E3 ubiquitin/ISG15 ligase TRIM25-like; its protein translation is MAQSGVQLDRETFSCSICLDLLKDPVTIPCGHSYCMDCIKRHWDGEDGKKIHSCPQCRETFTPRPVLLKNPMLTIVAKELKKNGLQAAPADHCYAGPEYVACDVCTGRKLKALKSCLVCLVSFCDQHLQPHYDSSAFEKHKLVEPSKNLQENICSRHDEVKKMFCRTDQKCICYLCTLDEHKGHDTVSAAAERTERQKELEVSQQNIQRRIQDREKNVKLLQQEVKAVNRSADKAMEDCGKIFTELIRLLEKRSSGVKQTLEQEITELKGNQQNIQQRIQDREKDVKLLKQEVEAINRSADEVLEDNRKRFTKLIGLMEKRRSDVEQQVRSEQKTEVSRVKELQEKLEQEITELKRKDAELKKISDTEDHTQFLHNYSSLSPLSEFTDSKDKDKGKDLCPLRFFEEVTAATSEFRDNLQGILEEKWTYISPVDGLLPQPESKIRADFLKYSCEITMDPNTVNRHLLLSQGNRKATLLIEEQSYSRHPERFTDCRQVLSRESLTGRCYWEVEWTGRGVHVAVAYKNISREGSSGQCGFGLNDKSWALDCNRKSFLYNKVQTPVSGPLSSKLGVYLDHSAGTLSFYSVSETMTLLHTVQTTFTQPLYAGLWFLSCGTTAKFCKLK